A window of Natator depressus isolate rNatDep1 chromosome 3, rNatDep2.hap1, whole genome shotgun sequence genomic DNA:
CAAACTTAAAACTATTGGTTTAAAAAGATAAACTTTATATCCAGATATACTGAACTGTAATGAAATGCATTTCTGTATCCACCCTGTGCTAGATAAAACAGATATGCTGAAGCTTTATTTTAGCTTCTGCCTATGTCCAGCCTACATGTGATCATGGTGTATGCTCTACTAAATAGCTGAATTAACAGATTCCCCTTCATCTCATGTGAAAAGGGTCATCATTTTGGAAACACTTGTGCAGGAGAGAGGAGACAATGCAGCTCCTAGCTGCGCACAGTACTATACCTCCCCTTCCTGAACTAGAAAGACAAACCAACACTTCAATTTGGAACTAAAAATAAAGGAGCGTTGCCATTACCATCCAGTTCCCAAAATAAGAGCTCCATAAATGTTATCGGGTTCTACCTCCCAAAACTCAAActatttgcttttgcaagcaaaCAGTATGATATTCTCAAGTTAGAAACAAGCCAAGAGCAGCACAATCCACTCTGCCAGTCAAGTTAACGGTAGTTTTAAATTGTTGCCCTAGCATTTCATCACTCTGCCCAAGTCTTCTACACTAGGGTTTTACATACTTTACTCTTCCAGGATAGAAACATAAACATTATTAAAAGGagatctgcacagaaaaaaaaaatagatttttgctTGTTGTGGAAATGGGTAAGTTTATGTAAACTACTTAGAGGGGAGAAGCCTTTCAGCAAAAAGTTATTTCATCTCTCCCAGACTCCCTGCAGTGTTGTACTCTGTTGCTGTATACATTCAAGCATTTAGGAGATGAAGTTTCACTTTGCTGTTAGTACAATGGTCAAAATAGAAGAGGCAACAGAACTATATACACCTGTAAGGGGGAGAAAAGAGTGAAAGCAACAAGAAGAGGGGAAACCAGAGGAAGAGAagacacacaccacacaagaTGGGGTGAGGTTTTAGAGAACCCAACAGTTCCCAGAGGAAACAGAGACAAGAGTAAACAAGatactagaaaaaaaaataagtgtaTCCCACTTAGTAATTCAGGGCCAGGAAGCATCAAATTACTTACTGAAAAAGGTGGCTTTGTTGCACATTTTACTAGCACAATACATTCATGACTCAAATTAATCCCTTGGAGCACCATCAAATCTACAGGTTTGAAATTTTCTAAGCAAATGCCTGGAACGCAGGATGGGGAAATAGCTGCAGTTATGGAAGCCACGATTCATGCTCCAGAAACAATGCACCCAAAAACCCTGTGAACACACATTACTATAGTTGTATagaaacaaggagtccggtggcaccttaaagactaacagatttatatgggcataagcttttgtgggtaaaaatcccgcttcttcagatgtatggagtgaaaattacagatgcaggcattattatactgatcTAGAATGCCttcatctgtaattttcatttcatgcatctgaagaagtgggtttcttacccacaaaagcttatgcccaaataaatctgttagtctttaaggtgccaccagactcctcatagTTTTTGTGGATatggactaacacagctaccctctgatacttgacaccatgtaTAGTTATATAGGTGACTGGTCCCTGGTTTGTCTACCGAGCCATTAGAGGCAGATCACCAGGAACAACATTTGAAATCACTCAACGCATTTTTATTtcacatacaaataaaaaaatccgTATAGCTAAACAAAGTGTGGCATGGGGTTGCAAACAGTGCTACCCACAGGAAAGGGCTCGCGGCCGAGTCCCTCAAGTCCCCTCAGCAGCAGCGGGCCCCGCAATGGCTGGTCGCGAAGACACGTGGTTTCCTCGTAGTTAGGCCCCATCTCGGGAAGCGGTGGGTCCAGGTTCCCCCGCCCGGGGTCTGGCACAGTCCCGGCTCCCTCCCGGGCCACGGTCGCTGCTGGAGGCGGGGCGGCGGAGCCATACGTTTGCCGGGCTCACTCGCGGCCGACAGCGGGAAGAAACAGCGGGGTCCAGCACGGCGAGCCCAGGCTCCCACCCCCGGCAGTGTCCAGGCGGCAGCTTCTCGCTCCTCCCGAGAGCCGCCCCCGCCCCGAATCCATCCCGGCTTCGCTCCCCTGCGGGCGGGGCGAGTTCTCGGGAAACCAGGTCGGGTCCAAAAGTTTGGGGGGCGGGACGGGGAGGGGGGCTCCCttggaagggcagagggaggggcggCGCTAGGACTCCTCCGGCTTGTCGGCGGGCGGGCCGCAGGGCTGCAGCATCTTCTCCATGAGGTTGAAGCGCACGCGCGCCTTGCTCTCGTTCTCGGCGATGGCGAAGTAGTTGAGCAGGTCGAAGTGGCCCATGTAGGAGCAGTACGAGTCGCGGTGCTGGTTCACCAGCCACTCCCACTTGGTGGTGTCCGCGTGGCCCGTGCCGATGTACTTGGACTGCAGGTGCTCCAGCTGGCTGTGGATGGTGTAACGATCCGTCATGGCGGCGCTACCGGGCGACCGTCTCGACACCGCCGAGCCCCAGGCGCTTCCAGACTTCACCCGGCTCAGGCACAAAATGGCGACCGGAAGTGACGTTTGGGAGGAAATGCGTAGTGGTACCCCCGCTCCCGACCCTTTCTTCCCTTAAGCGACACTACGTCGATGAGTCACAAAACCTCGCACTCTGAGGAGAAAAACGAAACTGTGGTTCGCGTCGCCCAGGGGCATGATGGGATCGCGCCCGGCTGAGAAATGAGGTAAATTCACCCTCTCTGGGCGGCGCATGCGCTGATTGCACTTGCACGGCCCCaattgcatgctgggagctgtagtccccGGGCTTGCGAAGAGCCGGCGGCGGCGGGTCGATTCTGTTGCCGGGCGCTAGCTGCGTCTTTCTTTTCACAAACAGCCCGTGGGCGCGAGTAGCgctgaccccccccagctccgcgctCTCGGGGATCCTCGTGCAGCGCTCGTTGGCGCTGGGGTCTGAGCCCAGCTCGGGCACGTCGTGGCTGTTAAACGGGCACGGAGGGAGCGGGGCGCTGCCCGCCCGGCCCAGGACCGGCCACCCAGCCCCTCGCTTCGTTCCTGGGCAGCCCCGAGGCCGGGGCGTGTCTGTAACGGGGGGTTAACTGGGTTCGgcccagcccccattggccggccCAACGGGCTCCCCGCAGCCAGCTGCGCACAGTGCTTCGGTgcagcggggcctggggcagagcgcgCCGGCAGCCCCCATGCGACATTCCCGCCCCGGCTGTGCTCAAAGCGCCTCTGTCCGGAGCCTGGGCGGCCTGCCTGAGCGCTGCCCCCTGGGCCCGCAGAGCTAAGCAGGGTCCCTGCAGCGGGAGTGCTGCTGCTCGCAGAGTGGCATAGCGGCCGAGTGGGACATGGGGAGTGTTTTCTAGGTTGCTTGTGACGTGCATCGGTCCGCTGCTGTGCACGTGCCTGTCGTCTTACTCGCCTCTTGGGGTTACGAGCACAGAATGGCTCTGAACAGAGGAAATGGTTAGAAAACGGAACACTTTAGAAACGAGGTTTTACTTCCCTCCTAGGTGCACCGCAGCCTGGCTATTTGTGGTACAGTTCTGTCTCTTCAACGTGAGGCTTCCTGGGGTGCTTATTTCTAGAGCAGGAATGAGATTCTGTTTATAtaaagggttcagagtagcagccgtgttagtctgtattcgcaaaaagaaaaggagtacttgtggcaccttagagactaaccaatttatttgagcataagtctctaaggtgccacaagtactccttttctttttttttatataaagataACCTCAGGAGCTGGAATAGGCTGTGGGAGAAAGACCACACCCATTACACAACTGTgtttaaataggtttcagagtaacagctgtgttagtctgtattcgtaaaaagaaaaaagaaaaggagtacttgtggcaccttagagactaaccagtttatttgagcatgagctttcgtgagctacagctcacttcatcggatgcatagcatattgtggaaactgcagaagacattatatacacacagagaccatgaaacaaaacttcctcccacccaccccactgtcgttacgagcaggacagtggggtgggaggaagttttgtttcatggtctctgtgtgtatataatgtcttctgcagtttccacaatatgctatgcatccgatgaagtgagctgtagctcacgaaagctcatgctcaaataaactggttagtctctaaggtgccacaagtactccttttcttttttctttttgtgtttaaatagTTTGCCTGAGAAAAGTAGACAGATGGGTTTTTTGTTTATGAGGGGAGGGGATGTtttttggatttcttttttttttttttttttttttgaggaccCATGGTTGTGGAATTGTATGCAATTCCCAGAGATTCTCTAGCCTGGTTTTATAATATGGTGCTTATCTGGTTCCCAGACAGGTGAATTATGTAATAACTGCATTATCAAATCCACATCTCCACTTCAGAAAACTACTTGATGCTTGAGTTTACACCCATGAAGATCAAGGAGAGCTTTGTTATTGACTTGAAAGAGAATTGAGATGTGGTTTGGGTATATGAGATCCTGAATTACTGACATTAATCTTCATATATTTCACAATAATTTATTAAAGGTATTGGCCTATATTTGTAACTGTCAGTTGGCTCACTATTAGAATTTTCAATTAAAGTAATTAGCGCTTCAGTAAATGATTTTTATACAAGAATGATTATGAATATTGAATAATTAAGGGACTACAGTTTCTCCATACTTGGATTCTCTGAAGTAACTGGTGTTTTTGTTTGCAAAAATATGTTGATGTAAACAATAAAAACACTTGGAAATAGTGTTTCTTATTTGCTGAAATTTGTAAAGAGTAAAAATTGTATCATTCCAAGTTGTTGGGAGATGCCCAGTAACCAGAAGAAATCTACACTTGCAGTGACTCTAACTGGCCATTGGGTGTCAGAGCTGTCCTGTACTTGAAtacaatccgatgaagtgagctgtagctcacgaaagctcatgctcaaataaattggttagtctctaaggtgccacaagtactccttttctttttttgaatacAATAATAATCAGTATGAGTGGTTGCTGCTgcaaaagtcagtgggactgttctCATGTGAGACAGCTAGTTCAATGGAGAAAGACAGACACTGTGATTTTCTACCTCGGGGTTTTACCTGATCTTTTAAGCCCCCCATTGGTCCTGCATGTAACAGGAGAGCCCACACATGCTATGTTAATACAATTCAATCATAGGGACAAATCAATCCAGAAAGAAGGGCATTGTTATATGAGCATTGTTATATTTGACATGCACCTGGAAACATTACAAAATGCACTTTGCTGATTTTCTGACACTTACTAGAAATCACAGCATCCCTCACTATTTTGGTTTGTTGTCCTGCTGATACAGTATCACAGAGATCTCCCTGACAATAAATTGCTtgagatttttccagggaccaGCCTGAACAGAATGGAAATATGTGAGAATAATGTGGGGCTAAGGTAGGAAAGAATTCTCATTCCTGGATGGAAAATACATTGCATGGGAAAAGattatgcatttttcttataaagcaggtctctctggctcctaaCAGGATTCTTTGACAATTACTTGCACAGATCCTATCAACTCTGTCATGCTAGGCTAATAAAACCTCTCTTGTTAATTCTGTggtcttttttcccccagttgtCCCATGGTGTCATATACATTGTACAAACCTTATTATATGCACATAATTGGACAAGTACTTTGATGACTTACAACTCATGTAACTGCAGAATGTGTATAAATTGGCCCAGTGAGTATCAGCTGGAAGATCTTTTCTTCTTTACTGAACAATCCTATGTAAAGctttttccacaaactggacctctccttccctctttccccatTTCTCATCCTTGCTATCCAAATTGTGATTCTTTTCCAGTAAGTGAATTGCTCGTAATATATCTTAGCATAAAAACAAGGAAGCcatggtaaaaaaaattaaattatttcctagaaattttgctttatttaatgttttgaatctgatttaaTGGTGtagggaaaaaaacacttttcaCAGAACAGGATTGTGCCACTGGATCCTAGCCAAAGCTGTACATAGTaagaaaattataaaaacaaGAGATAAAAGCAACAAAATACCATATCCTACCACTTCAAGGCATATGCTTCAAGTATGTGTCTGGCTTTTTAAATCAACCTGCAACTAAAATGTTTTATCCTTTCTCTAAATCTAGCATCCACTCCCAAAATTACATTTGCCTGAGGCCCAGGGCAAGCACTATCCAGAACTGGGCCAGTGACATGTTTAAGGTTTGATATTTAGCAATGCATCCCAACTAGCGACAGAAACTTTGTACAGAGGAATGGAGAGATTCCCAGCTTACAACCCTGGAAGGACCTGAAATATTAGATTTAAAAATTATGagctttttaaaggaaatttgtAGAGAGGTTTGACACgttatttcaatttttaattcTCTGCAACGTGTATTGCTAGATGTACACATCTGCCATTATCAAAACTCTCTGAAgcatttttaaagtagtttttctATAACATATGTGGCATGTATATGATGGCATAGTAGGGgataaaggccctgatcctgcaggctgCCTTCCACGGGCCCCTACACCAATGCTGAGCCCCATTGACCTCACTATGGCTCTGCATAGACAGAAGGATCCACTCAGATGGAGCAGTTTACAAGACAGGCTAAAGGTTGTCTGCGATGATCTGGGTAATGAAGTCATAGTTTCACATTGTGACTAATATAGTTAGTAATACACTCTCATACTGATAACACCTTTATTCCAGTTCCCAGCATTATGTCATACATATGTAATGGATTATGTAATAATATTTAACACTAGgttagtttagtttaatttagaAAGTGATTGATAATCTATTCCATAGTATTCAGGAGCATTTAAAGGAAGTTTCACACTAGAGTTTCACTAGCACAGCATCTATGGACAAAAGCTTGAAATAGAGCAATTTAAGAAACATGggacaaacagagagagagcatCTGTTTAAAGAACACGTCAAAAGTTTCAGAAAGAGATAACTATCACTTGATATTTGGAGAGGAGCTCTTTATTCCAAAGCctttcttttgaaaataaaagccTCTCTAAACTAATGTGCTGAGTTTCTGCTAAAGCTAAAAATAGAGCAGACA
This region includes:
- the SF3B5 gene encoding splicing factor 3B subunit 5, which translates into the protein MTDRYTIHSQLEHLQSKYIGTGHADTTKWEWLVNQHRDSYCSYMGHFDLLNYFAIAENESKARVRFNLMEKMLQPCGPPADKPEES